In one Fusarium keratoplasticum isolate Fu6.1 chromosome 5, whole genome shotgun sequence genomic region, the following are encoded:
- a CDS encoding Arabinogalactan endo-beta-1,4-galactanase, which yields MVALRFLAFVSYCSLALSALTYRGVDWSSLLLEEAKGIKYTNGGSSQSLEKILVANGVNSVRQRVWVNPSNGDYNLDYNLKLAKRAKAAGLSVYLTLHFSDTWADPANQKIPSGWPTGIDDLSWRLYNYTLQVSNAFQSAGVAPSIISIGNEITAGLLFPTGSTKSFYNIGRLLNSAAFGIKDSSLNPKPKIMIHLDKGWDWGTQEYFYTNVLNAGALKLSDFDMMGVSYYPFYGAGATFSALETSLKNMASKWGKEIVVSELNWPTSCPSPAQAFPSDMRNIPFSAAGQTQFIEKVASIVSKVNRGRGLYYWEPAWMNNQALGSSCNSNTLFSWPGAALSSLSVFKKI from the coding sequence ATGGTGGCTCTTCGGTTCTTGGCATTCGTTTCTTATTGCTCTCTGGCCCTTTCGGCCTTGACCTATCGAGGTGTCGATTGGTCTTCCCTGCTCctcgaggaagccaagggAATCAAGTACACCAACGGCGGCTCATCGCAGTCCCTCGAAAAGATCCTGGTTGCCAACGGCGTCAACTCAGTCCGACAGCGCGTCTGGGTGAACCCATCCAACGGCGATTACAACCTCGACTACAAcctcaagcttgccaagcgtgccaaggctgctggcttgAGTGTTTACCTTACACTGCATTTCAGCGACACCTGGGCTGATCCGGCTAACCAAAAGATTCCTTCTGGTTGGCCGACTGGTATTGATGACCTTTCTTGGAGACTTTACAACTACACACTCCAAGTCTCCAACGCCTTTCAATCTGCTGGCGTCGCGCCCTCTATTATCTCCATCGGCAATGAGATCACTGCTGGTCTTCTCTTCCCTACTGGTTCGACCAAGTCATTTTACAACATCGGCCGACTTCTCAACTCCGCAGCCTTCGGTATCAAGGATTCTTCCCTCaaccccaagcccaagatcaTGATCCACCTCGACAAGGGTTGGGACTGGGGTACTCAAGAGTACTTTTACACCAACGTCCTCAACGCTGGAGCCCTCAAGCTTTCCGACTTTGACATGATGGGCGTCTCTTACTATCCTTTCTACGGAGCTGGTGCTACCTTCTCGGCTCTTGAGACGTCGTTGAAGAACATGGCCAGCAAATGGGGCAAGGAAATCGTTGTCAGCGAGCTCAACTGGCCTACCTCTTGCCCTTCGCCTGCGCAGGCTTTCCCTAGCGACATGCGCAACATTCCGTTTTCCGCCGCTGGCCAGACTCAATTTATTGAAAAGGTGGCTAGTATTGTGAGCAAGGTTAACCGTGGAAGGGGACTGTACTACTGGGAGCCAGCTTGGATGAACAACCAGGCCCTCGGGTCGTCTTGTAACTCGAACACTCTGTTTTCGTGGCCTGGCGCAGCACTTTCTAGTCTTTCCGTGTTTAAGAAGATTTAA